The nucleotide window TACCTGGTCATGGGATATCCAGCCCGAAAAAGCCCGATCTGACCCGGCCCGGTCTTGCCCATGGTGGGCTTGGGCCTGATTTTTTAGCCTGAAGAACACATTGGCCGGGCCTGGGCTTGGCTTTTTTACATTTTAGGGAAGGGGCCCGGGCCAGGCTTGGGCCTAGGTTTTTTGCCTCGGGCCgaagcccggcccggcccgacAGATGGCCAGATATAACTAAGACTAATCCAGAAAAAAAATGTGCTATGTTCGTCATGAAAATACAACAACGGTTTGCTCCGGCAGAAATGGAAGATACACGCGCCGGCAGAAATTTGCAGAATATAATGACGTCTCTTGTCCGTATATATAGATCTACCACGCGCGCCTAAGCGCCCGCCACGTACGCTCGTGTTGCCGGCCAAAAGAGCGCGTGGTTCCTCAGCATCACCGCCACCTTCCGTCCGTATTGCTCGCTCACGCTCCATTAGCTGCCCGAGATGTCCAGATCAGATGCAAAGCGAAAGCCACTAGGTCCAAGCTGAGCTAACTAACGGTTTTGCTCCGACCGATCGATAGTGCCCGGAGCGGTCACGCCGGCCGACCTCGAATTAATTCGCGACCACGCAACGAACACGCGCGCAGCAGGCCGAATAAAAACTTGCTTAGCGCCCAGTGCAGCGCACCGTTGCGTCGATCGGTCCTTTGCCGCCCTGTTCCCGATAGCCCGGTCGATCACGACATGCTAAAGACGTAGCGGCAGCTAGCCTTCGCCCTCACATCacgccgtcgccgtcgtcgtcaCCTTCATCTTCTTCTTTGTGCTGCTTCCACTACTCGAGCTAGCCAGCTTGATCGCTTTTGCTCGCGGCGGCCAGGCGTGCGTCACGAGGGGCGGCCGGAGGAGGGACGGAGGGAGGGGTCGAGATGCATCAGATAGGGAGCGGCATGTACGTGTCCGGCCGGGCGCCGGACAGGAAGCGGGAGCGGCAGCTGTCGTCGGGGTCGGTGGCCACGCCGCCGTACACCGGCGGGGACCTGTCGCGGTCCGGCGAGCTGGGCCGGATGTTCGACGTCGCCTCCTCGTCGTGGCAGTCGCAGGCGCCgtccccggcctcctcctcgcgcCGCAGCTCCGGGCACCTGCCGCTGCCGCCCCGGCCTGCCCCGTCGCCGTCGGCGTCCGGGCCGCTGTCGCAGCTCTCGCACTCTGGCCTCCTCGTGGGCCCGTCGCCTCCCGCCGCGCCTTCGCCGTCGCCGGCTCGCGGagggtcgtggaggaaggcgagCCGGAGGCGCGCGGCCGCCATGGAGGAGGCGGCGCCCGTCGTGGCGCGCGGGAGCACGAAGCTCGCGGTCCCGTTCGCGTGCTACGTGCTGGTGCTCGTGGCCGCCGCGGCCGGGGTCGGCGCCGGGCTGTTCTTCCTCGTGGCGTGGCGCCGGTGGGAGGCGCTCGCGGCTgcgggcggcgcggtggcggcagCCGCGGCCGTGCTCTCCTGGAACTTTCTGCGGtgcgcggcggaggcggagcgGTTCTTCCGGCTGTCCCCCGACACGGTGTTCGAGCAGGGGGACATGCCCATCGGCGAGCTCGTCAAGATCACCGGGGTGAGCCGCCGCGCCTCATACCTCTCTGTTTTGCTCACGTGCAATACTCATTATCGCTACGTTGATCAATGATCAGACACCGTTTCTTCACTTGTTTAGCAAGAATTTGCATGCCGATTTAATTGCTTATGCCAATCGTAATCGAATATAGCTCGAGCGTGCCAGAATTCAGCTTTCAGAGGCGTCTGCTGAAGCTTAGCTCGGCAGCAAGCGACGCATATGCCAATCTAACCCGGCAGTCCAAACTGCTGGAGCTGCTTTGCTTGCATATGGTAAGCGTCAGAGGCTGTCAAAAACGGGTTCAAGCAACATGTGGTGGTCAATGGCTTCCCTGCCATGCATTACCTCTGGTGGAGCACAAGCTACCAGACCACTTTTGCTTCACCAAGGCACTGCATGCGTCGCTAATTATCTCTGCAAGCAACAATGATCTGCGAAAGATTACACCGTGTCAGTGTGCGTGTGGTTACTGAAAGCTTATTCTCTGACATGGCCTGACGCCGTGTGGTGCTTTGCATTGCAGCAAGTGACCTGCGGCCGGGTGCCCGTGGGGGCCTGCTTCCACGACGCCGCCCGGTGCGTCTTCACGTCGGTCCGGATGTACGGCCGCCGTGGGTGGGCGTGGGCCTGCTGCTGCTCCCGGTGGCAGCTCCGGCACTCCGAGGTCAGTCAGTCAGGCTCTACCACCCTCATAAACCCACTGCCTGAACAAGTGCACTCAGGTGTTGACGGTATGTCTTTTGACCCTGGCAGGCGCGGTCGACGAACTTCTACATCTCCGACAGGAACACCGGGAGGAGGTTCTACGTGCGCGCCGGAGAAGGCGCCAAGATCACCTGGATGATCAACCGGAAAACCATCAGCTTCGACGGCGGCGACGGCAAGGGCAAGGGCGCGTCACGGAGCCTCAAGAGCTGGGCGGCGAGCACCGGCGTGTCCTGCGACGGCGCCGTGCGCGTCGAAGAAGGGTAAGGGTCTTGGTGGCTCAGTTTCAGAGCACAACAATGTAAGTCACATGTTCAGCAAAACTGCAACCAGCTTTTTGCTTTTTTCTTGACAGGTTCATCAGGGAGGGAGACACGGCGAGCGTGATCGGCGTGCTGAAGAGGCACCACGCCTTCGACGTCGTCGACGCGCCGGACGGCGTGGTGGCCACCGGCTGCCAGCCGGCGAGGTGCATGTTCCCCGTGCTCGTCGAGGGGCTGGTGCTCATCGGCAGCGACGACCCCGACGAGGGCGTCTACATGGTCTAAGCTTAAGCTTGCGACGACTGACCGGCCGGCCTCGAGCTGCTTTGACAGTTTCAGTGCTGACTATATTAACAGTTTCAGCGCCTACCATATTAGGTTTTCGCAGCAGAAGGATCTGATGCATACTGAATGCTGTAAATTGGAGTGGTGTTTATAGGCTTGCCGGTTTGATGCTGTGGTAGCAGCACCTTTTTTTTTTTTGCTCTTCTCCAAGTACAGCTCTGTCACTTTTTGGATCACAGCGTGCTTAAACCATTGTAGACACCCTTTCTCATATAAAAGGGTTGGCTTTGCATTGTTTGCAGCAAGGTGTGCTTTACGCATGTAAAAGATTGGTTTTGCATTGTTTTCACTTTTCAACCACATATGCTTTTCACATGTACTAATAATACTGATTTCGCATTGAGTGAAATGCATCAGAGATCCCAAAACATCTGAAATTATATACTACTACCTCCGTTCGAGGTTGCAGTTCAGTTGAACTGCAAAAACACCTTGCATTTAGGAACAGAGGTAGTAGCTTTGAACAGGTTTGGCAGCCCTCTGACTGACATTGTTGAATAAGTCGTCAACTCAGCCTTCGGAAAcagtttttcctttttctttttgattgagggtggaaacaGTTTTTTCAATACTGTAGCCTTTGAAATTACTAATAATAAGAACTTGAATTATTTTCTTTACTGACAGACTAGACATATCGACAAGCTTATTTGGTTTCTACCAAGAATTTGAATAATGGGCAAAATGCCCGAAGACGCACTGTTATGCCCCAAACCTGAACCTACTCCAGAGCTTTAGTGTATACAGGAATGACAGCATCCCGTTCACCGGCCTACGGACAAAAAGGGGAGAAGCGCCCCGAGGTGCTAGCTAATCCAAGTAGAAGAGCGTTACGATCTTCCGCATGTTCTTTGCCTCCTGGCAGGTCTCCATCAGCAGCCTGCTGTCATGAAACGCAAAGCATATCACCTGTTGGACCTTCGAGATGATGTCCATGTTGCATAACCTGAAAAATCATAAGAGTTGTTTTTATAATGTGATGGCACAAGAGAAACGTAATCTAAAGCAGTTCTCTCAAATAAAAATAGGCTAACACAAAAATCATGATATATGTTTTATTAAGAGTGGTAATATCAAGTGTGACAAATCGACTGTGATGAAACTACTCAGACATAGCAACAACATAAAGTGAGCCCAAACACtatgttactccctccgtcccataatataagagcgttgtttacactagtgtagtgtaaaaaacactcttatattatgggatggagggagtactatttaATATTTAAAAGCAAAATAATACGTAAATGTTGTTGAAATTGGAACGCAAAATGCATAACACTAGAACTGAAAGCAATTTGAACAGAAAGCTAACAAACCTGCTAGCCTCAATTAGTGGTAAATGGTCATACTGAGGTTTCTCAATCAAGTTTTGTACCTAAAAATTAACAGAATGTCACTGAAACATATCCAATGTACCACCTGAAAACAGAATCAGCTTTGCAAGCTAAAGCAGGATAAGAAATAATTTCTGCGAGGCACTTTGTTCAAATTAACACATGTTACAGTACTGATCTCGTAAGTTGCCAAGAATCCTATAGGAGCCCTGGTGGTCGAAAAGTGCCTGCACAGGCCGAGCTCCATTGAGCTCTTGATTTTCTTTTTCAGCAGAAATACCTTTTCCGCATCTcgaaaaaatctgaaaaaatgtTTTCATGTAGACATATACTTGTAGCATACATGCATAAAATTTCATGGACATATATATTCATATGTGATGtacacaaaaaagacaaatacaCAGATTAAAATAGGCTTTTTTCTTTGTAGTATCTGTGTCAGgtatttgtcttttttgtgtaGCATGCAAATAATAAAATTAGTTGATAAAATTTTCTACATACTTGAAGAATATGCATATGTATTTGTAggaaaaaattgaatttttttaaacttctatatatatttatttatttattattttttgCAAAACGAGCCCCATGGAGCCAGGTCTTTGCAACGCCACACTCCCCTGGTGGTGCCTCAGGAATCCCTACAATTTTAGTTATGCAGTTTTGTTTGTTAACTCAAATCACCAGATAAGATACTACTCGGTCAATAAACATAGTGTTGTTAGTTTATACTTTTTAAGGAAAGATGGCCTCAGAAGATTGAGATCTCTCTGGAACCTGGACAGGTTAGAAAAATTTCAGCACAGGACACCAAAGGACCCTGAAATGGAAATGCTACAGACTGGTATTTGGGCTTGGGGAAGTAAACTATATCATCCCCACTGGTGGAGTAGACGATGAAGCACATATTCTCCAGCATAGCACCACCTCCTTGGCTCAGATGTCTGACAGTGGGGTTTGCACCAGCAACTCCAAGGGTTACCAGCAAACAGTTATACTTTTTAAGGAAAGATGGCCTCAGAAGATTGAGATCTCTCTGGAACCTGGACAGGTTAGAAAAATTTCAGCACAGGACACCAAAGGACCCTGAAATGGAAATGCTACAGACTGGTATTTGGGCTTGGGGAAGTAAACTATATCATCCCCACTGGTGGAGTAGACGATGAAGCACATATTCTCCAGCATAGCACCACCTCCTTGGCTCAGATGTCTGACAGTGGGGTTTGCACCAGCAACTCCAAGGGTTACCAGCAAACAGTTATACTTTTTAAGGAAAGATGGCCTCAGAAGATTGAGATCTCTCTGGAACCTGGACAGGTTAGAAAAATTTCAGCACAGGACACCAAAGGACCCTGAAATGGAAATGCTACAGACTGGTATTTGGGCTTGGGGAAGTAAACTATATCATCCCCACTGGTGGAGTAGACGATGAAGCACATATTCTCCAGCATAGCACCACCTCCTTGGCTCAGATGTCTGACAGTGGGGTTTGCACCAGCAACTCCAAGGGTTACCAGCAAACAGTCTGAAGATGGCTACCACCCATGGACAGGAGATTGGGATACCTTAACCACACTAGTTCGTTTAAGTGGGCGGAGAAGGTGGGGAGTAGTAGATCCAGGAGTCTAAATCCTAGGGTGTCCAGATCAAGATCTGGCTTTTGAAGATCATTCGTGATCCCTTCACTCTAGTTCCCGAGGCTAACCAAAAATGAGCCCAGAGCCTGAAAGAGGAGCTTTGAGAGGGGATGTGGCAGAGGCAACAAGATCAAGGAGGAAGGGCACGGCAGGCTTTTTCCCCTCACTTGCTTCTATTGTACGATGAAGATTAAAAATCCAATGT belongs to Triticum urartu cultivar G1812 chromosome 7, Tu2.1, whole genome shotgun sequence and includes:
- the LOC125519221 gene encoding uncharacterized membrane protein At1g16860-like, whose amino-acid sequence is MHQIGSGMYVSGRAPDRKRERQLSSGSVATPPYTGGDLSRSGELGRMFDVASSSWQSQAPSPASSSRRSSGHLPLPPRPAPSPSASGPLSQLSHSGLLVGPSPPAAPSPSPARGGSWRKASRRRAAAMEEAAPVVARGSTKLAVPFACYVLVLVAAAAGVGAGLFFLVAWRRWEALAAAGGAVAAAAAVLSWNFLRCAAEAERFFRLSPDTVFEQGDMPIGELVKITGQVTCGRVPVGACFHDAARCVFTSVRMYGRRGWAWACCCSRWQLRHSEARSTNFYISDRNTGRRFYVRAGEGAKITWMINRKTISFDGGDGKGKGASRSLKSWAASTGVSCDGAVRVEEGFIREGDTASVIGVLKRHHAFDVVDAPDGVVATGCQPARCMFPVLVEGLVLIGSDDPDEGVYMV